The Pseudomonas sp. DG56-2 genome contains a region encoding:
- the secD gene encoding protein translocase subunit SecD translates to MLNKYPLWKYALILVVLAIGFIYSAPNLYPDDPAVQVSGASTALQVTQADLDRASKALVDAGIQVKAASLGEKGKGALLRLTKQEDQLPAKDVVRKALGDDYVVALNLAPTTPQWLRNLGASPMKLGLDLSGGVHFLLEVDMDKAMSARLKVYEGEVKSLLRKERVRYRSLPQLDGGIQLGFSDDASREQARSLIRKNFNDFELTTTERNGLSVLRLAITPAKVAEIREYSIKQNLTTVRNRVNELGVAEPLVQRQGANRIVVELPGVQDTAEAKRILGKTANLEFRLGAEPGASKATTETFEFREGGRSAAVERGLIITGDQVTDAQASFDEQGRPQVNIRLDGHGGELMSRATRSNVGRSMAVIFIEQRPTTRYVKQMVDGVEKDVPVQTFTEEKKIISLATIQSPLGSQFRITGLNGQGESSELALLLRAGGLAAPMYFAEERTIGPSLGADNITKGIDASLWGMLFVSLFIMAIYRFFGLIATIALAGNMVMLLALMSLLGATLTLPGIAGIVLTMGMAVDANVLIFSRIREELANGMSVQRAIHEGFNRAYTAIVDANLTTLLVGGILFAMGTGPVKGFAVTMSLGIFTSMFTAVMVTRAMVNLTCGGRDIKKLWV, encoded by the coding sequence ATGCTGAACAAATACCCTCTGTGGAAATACGCACTGATCCTGGTGGTACTGGCGATCGGTTTTATTTATTCCGCTCCCAACCTCTATCCTGATGATCCGGCCGTACAGGTCAGTGGTGCCAGCACGGCGTTGCAGGTCACTCAGGCGGATCTGGATCGCGCGAGCAAAGCGCTCGTCGATGCCGGTATCCAGGTCAAGGCCGCAAGCCTGGGCGAGAAAGGCAAGGGCGCACTGTTGCGTCTGACCAAGCAGGAAGATCAACTTCCAGCCAAGGATGTAGTGCGCAAGGCACTGGGCGACGACTATGTTGTAGCTCTGAACCTGGCTCCGACCACCCCGCAATGGCTGCGTAATCTGGGTGCGAGCCCGATGAAGCTGGGTCTGGACCTTTCTGGTGGTGTGCACTTCCTGCTTGAAGTGGACATGGACAAGGCCATGTCGGCCCGCCTGAAAGTCTACGAAGGTGAAGTCAAAAGCCTGCTGCGCAAAGAGCGCGTGCGCTATCGCAGCCTGCCGCAACTTGATGGCGGTATTCAGCTGGGCTTCTCCGATGATGCGTCCCGCGAGCAGGCCCGTAGCCTGATCCGCAAGAATTTCAATGATTTCGAGTTGACCACCACCGAGCGTAATGGCCTGTCGGTGCTGCGTCTGGCGATTACCCCGGCCAAGGTCGCGGAAATCCGTGAATACTCGATCAAGCAGAACTTGACCACGGTACGTAACCGCGTCAACGAGCTGGGCGTCGCCGAGCCACTGGTACAGCGTCAGGGTGCAAACCGCATTGTGGTTGAGCTGCCAGGCGTGCAGGACACTGCCGAAGCCAAACGTATTCTCGGCAAGACCGCTAACCTCGAGTTCCGTCTGGGTGCTGAGCCGGGCGCTTCGAAAGCGACCACCGAAACCTTCGAATTCCGCGAAGGTGGTCGTTCTGCAGCGGTCGAGCGTGGCCTGATCATCACGGGTGACCAGGTTACCGATGCTCAAGCCAGCTTCGATGAGCAGGGGCGTCCGCAGGTGAACATCCGTCTGGATGGTCATGGCGGTGAACTGATGAGCCGCGCAACTCGCAGCAACGTCGGTCGCAGCATGGCGGTGATCTTCATCGAGCAGCGTCCTACCACGCGCTACGTGAAGCAGATGGTCGATGGTGTTGAAAAAGACGTTCCTGTCCAGACCTTCACCGAAGAGAAGAAAATCATCAGCCTGGCAACGATTCAGTCGCCACTGGGCAGTCAATTCCGCATCACCGGCCTCAATGGCCAGGGCGAGTCGTCGGAACTGGCCCTGCTGCTGCGTGCCGGTGGCCTGGCTGCTCCGATGTACTTCGCTGAAGAGCGCACCATTGGTCCTAGCCTGGGTGCCGACAACATCACCAAGGGTATCGATGCATCCTTGTGGGGCATGCTGTTCGTGTCGCTGTTCATCATGGCTATCTACCGCTTCTTCGGTCTGATCGCCACCATCGCCCTGGCCGGTAACATGGTCATGCTGCTGGCATTGATGTCTCTGCTGGGTGCAACCCTGACCTTGCCAGGTATCGCCGGTATCGTTCTGACCATGGGTATGGCGGTCGATGCCAACGTACTTATCTTCTCGCGTATTCGAGAGGAACTTGCCAATGGCATGTCGGTGCAGCGCGCCATCCACGAAGGCTTCAACCGTGCCTATACAGCGATTGTCGACGCCAACCTGACCACCTTGCTGGTCGGCGGCATCCTCTTCGCCATGGGTACCGGTCCGGTCAAGGGCTTCGCGGTTACCATGTCCCTCGGGATTTTCACCTCGATGTTCACGGCCGTTATGGTTACCCGTGCAATGGTCAACCTGACCTGCGGTGGGCGTGATATCAAGAAGCTGTGGGTTTAA
- the yajC gene encoding preprotein translocase subunit YajC yields the protein MSFLIPAAYADAAAPAAGPAGTGFEWIFLVGFLVIFYLMIWRPQAKRAKEQKNLLSNLQKGDEVVTNGGIAGKIVKVADDFVVLEVSDNVELKFQKGAVAATLPKGTLKAI from the coding sequence ATGAGCTTTCTGATCCCCGCCGCTTACGCGGACGCCGCCGCCCCTGCCGCCGGTCCAGCCGGAACCGGTTTCGAGTGGATTTTCCTGGTCGGTTTCCTGGTTATCTTCTACCTGATGATCTGGCGCCCACAGGCCAAACGTGCCAAAGAGCAGAAGAACCTGCTGAGCAACCTGCAAAAAGGTGATGAAGTTGTCACCAACGGCGGCATCGCTGGCAAGATTGTCAAAGTTGCCGATGACTTCGTGGTACTGGAAGTTTCCGACAACGTTGAACTGAAGTTCCAGAAGGGCGCCGTTGCCGCGACCCTGCCAAAAGGTACGCTCAAAGCGATCTAA
- the tgt gene encoding tRNA guanosine(34) transglycosylase Tgt: MSFELLATDGKARRGRLTFPRGVVETPAFMPVGTYGTVKGMLPRDIEAIGAQMILGNTFHLWLRPGTEVIKAHGDLHDFMKWQGPILTDSGGFQVFSLGAMRKIKEEGVTFASPVDGSKVFMGPEESMQVQRDLGSDVVMIFDECTPYPADEDVARISMELSLRWAQRSKNAHGDNTAALFGIVQGGMHHDLRMRSLEGLDKIGFDGLAIGGLSVGEPKHEMIKVLDYLPGQMPADKPRYLMGVGKPEDLVEGVRRGVDMFDCVMPTRNARNGHLFIDTGVLKIRNAFHRHDDSPLDPTCDCYTCQNFSRAYLHHLDKCGEMLGSMLNTIHNLRHYQRLMAGLREAIQQGTLAAFVDAFYAKRGLPVPPLD; this comes from the coding sequence ATGTCCTTCGAATTGCTGGCCACCGACGGCAAGGCCCGTCGTGGCCGCCTGACGTTCCCCCGTGGTGTGGTCGAAACCCCGGCGTTCATGCCGGTAGGCACCTACGGTACGGTCAAGGGCATGTTGCCGCGTGATATCGAGGCCATCGGTGCGCAGATGATCCTGGGTAATACCTTTCACCTGTGGCTGCGACCAGGCACCGAGGTAATCAAGGCGCACGGCGACCTGCACGACTTCATGAAGTGGCAAGGTCCGATTCTCACTGACTCCGGTGGCTTCCAGGTGTTCAGCCTGGGCGCAATGCGCAAGATCAAGGAGGAGGGCGTCACCTTCGCCTCGCCGGTCGACGGTTCCAAAGTGTTCATGGGTCCGGAAGAGTCGATGCAGGTTCAGCGTGACCTGGGCTCTGACGTGGTAATGATCTTCGACGAGTGCACCCCGTATCCGGCCGATGAAGATGTCGCGCGCATTTCCATGGAGTTGTCGCTGCGCTGGGCACAGCGTTCGAAGAATGCGCATGGTGACAACACTGCAGCGCTGTTCGGCATCGTCCAGGGTGGCATGCACCATGACCTGCGCATGCGCTCGCTCGAAGGCCTGGACAAGATCGGCTTCGATGGCCTTGCCATTGGCGGTCTGTCGGTAGGTGAGCCCAAGCACGAGATGATCAAGGTGCTGGATTACCTGCCAGGCCAGATGCCGGCTGACAAACCTCGTTACCTTATGGGGGTAGGCAAGCCGGAAGATCTCGTTGAGGGTGTGCGCCGCGGCGTCGACATGTTCGATTGCGTGATGCCTACGCGTAACGCGCGTAACGGTCATCTGTTTATCGATACCGGCGTACTAAAAATCCGTAACGCGTTCCATCGTCATGATGATTCGCCTCTGGATCCGACCTGTGACTGCTACACCTGCCAGAACTTCTCCCGTGCTTATCTGCATCACTTGGATAAGTGCGGCGAAATGTTGGGCAGCATGTTGAATACGATCCACAACTTGCGCCATTACCAGCGCTTGATGGCTGGTTTACGCGAGGCTATTCAACAAGGTACATTGGCCGCCTTTGTCGATGCCTTTTACGCTAAGCGCGGGCTTCCTGTGCCGCCCTTGGACTGA
- the queA gene encoding tRNA preQ1(34) S-adenosylmethionine ribosyltransferase-isomerase QueA → MRVADFSFELPDSLIARHPLAQRHSSRLLTLDGPSGALAHRQFTDLLEHLRPGDLMVFNNTRVIPARLFGQKASGGKLEILIERVLDSHRVLAHVRSSKSPKPGTQILVDGGGEAEMVARHDTLFELRFAEEVLPLLDRVGHMPLPPYIDRPDEGADRERYQTVYAERAGAVAAPTAGLHFDEELMAKIAAKGVETAFVTLHVGAGTFQPVRVERIEDHHMHKEWLEVGQDVVDAVAACRARGGRVIAVGTTSVRSLESAARDGVLKPFSGDTDIFIFPGRPFHVVDALVTNFHLPESTLLMLVSAFAGYPETMAAYAAAVENGYRFFSYGDAMFITRNPAPRGPEDQA, encoded by the coding sequence ATGCGCGTTGCTGATTTTTCCTTTGAGCTTCCTGATTCCCTGATTGCTCGCCATCCCTTGGCGCAGCGCCACAGTAGCCGACTGTTGACCCTGGATGGTCCGAGCGGGGCTCTGGCTCATCGCCAGTTCACCGATTTGCTCGAGCATCTGCGTCCGGGCGACCTGATGGTGTTCAACAATACCCGGGTAATTCCTGCGCGGCTATTTGGCCAGAAGGCCAGCGGCGGCAAGCTGGAGATTCTGATCGAGCGGGTGTTGGACAGTCATCGAGTGCTGGCCCACGTGCGTTCGAGCAAGTCGCCCAAGCCAGGCACACAGATTCTTGTCGATGGCGGTGGCGAGGCCGAGATGGTGGCTCGTCACGACACCTTGTTCGAGCTGCGATTTGCCGAAGAGGTGTTGCCGCTGCTCGATCGCGTCGGCCACATGCCGCTGCCTCCTTATATAGATCGTCCAGATGAGGGCGCTGACCGTGAGCGCTATCAGACGGTGTATGCCGAGCGCGCTGGTGCCGTTGCCGCGCCGACTGCAGGGCTGCACTTCGACGAAGAACTGATGGCCAAGATTGCTGCCAAGGGCGTGGAAACCGCCTTTGTCACTCTGCACGTCGGCGCGGGTACCTTCCAGCCTGTGCGTGTCGAGCGCATCGAAGACCACCACATGCATAAAGAGTGGCTGGAAGTGGGTCAGGACGTGGTCGACGCCGTGGCCGCTTGCCGTGCGCGTGGCGGTCGGGTAATTGCCGTGGGCACCACCAGCGTGCGTTCGCTGGAAAGTGCTGCCCGCGACGGCGTGCTCAAGCCGTTCAGTGGTGACACCGACATCTTCATTTTCCCAGGCCGCCCCTTTCACGTAGTCGATGCCCTGGTTACCAACTTTCATTTGCCTGAATCCACGCTGTTGATGCTGGTTTCGGCATTCGCCGGCTACCCCGAGACCATGGCTGCCTATGCCGCGGCGGTTGAAAACGGGTACCGCTTCTTCAGTTACGGTGATGCCATGTTCATCACCCGCAATCCGGCGCCGCGCGGCCCCGAGGATCAAGCATGA
- a CDS encoding sigma-70 family RNA polymerase sigma factor, producing MDAGVKASTPLDVEHLYGEHHSWLKGWIRSRIGNSADAADLAQDTFIRMLTLRSTPLLREPRHYLATIARGLLIDKARRQTLERAYLDVLATRSEPLQISPETHHLIIESLMAIDALLDGLGARTRKIFLLVQLEGLSYVQVGKQLGLSVTTVKNHLAKALMQCILLMGD from the coding sequence ATGGACGCAGGGGTCAAAGCTTCAACACCACTGGATGTCGAGCATCTGTACGGCGAGCATCATAGCTGGCTGAAAGGCTGGATACGTTCGCGTATAGGCAATAGCGCCGATGCTGCGGACCTGGCTCAAGACACCTTTATACGTATGCTGACCCTGCGCAGCACGCCCCTCTTGCGCGAGCCACGGCATTACCTGGCGACCATTGCGCGCGGGCTATTGATAGACAAGGCCCGACGTCAAACCCTGGAACGGGCTTATCTGGACGTACTTGCCACTCGCTCTGAACCGTTGCAGATATCACCGGAAACGCATCACCTGATCATTGAGTCGCTGATGGCCATCGACGCATTGCTCGATGGTCTTGGGGCACGCACTCGGAAAATCTTTCTGCTGGTTCAGCTCGAAGGCCTTAGCTACGTGCAAGTGGGCAAACAGTTGGGACTATCGGTTACGACAGTGAAAAACCATCTGGCAAAGGCGCTGATGCAATGCATTCTGTTGATGGGCGATTGA
- a CDS encoding FecR domain-containing protein, with protein MHSVDGRLSGAHIDAPTKEHLQAAVQWYLTLNDADVSGDQRTAWQRWLGADPRHANAWARIEKLQQQLRGVTPDVALPVLSHMGVQRRQGLKMLMVLAAGATAFAGYRASPYSADFATGTGQQRRVTLPDGSNLELNTDTRVDIAYSLEERLILLRHGEILVTTAADRAPTRPLSVQTPHGRILALGTRFDVRLQQGFSSVEVQKHAVEVRALDAPLQVQRVEEGQALTFGTSQLGKLRPSPVGSSAWSQGLLVAVDWRLADFVAELARYRRGYLGCADNVGDLRISGAFRLDDIDGVLANLQVSLPVKVRRFSRYWVRVEA; from the coding sequence ATGCATTCTGTTGATGGGCGATTGAGCGGTGCACATATCGATGCGCCGACCAAGGAGCATTTGCAAGCGGCAGTACAGTGGTATCTGACGCTCAACGACGCCGATGTCAGCGGCGATCAGCGCACGGCCTGGCAGCGCTGGCTTGGCGCTGACCCCCGACACGCAAATGCCTGGGCGCGAATCGAAAAGCTCCAGCAGCAATTGCGCGGTGTAACGCCCGATGTGGCCTTGCCAGTGTTGTCGCATATGGGCGTGCAGCGACGCCAGGGCCTGAAGATGCTGATGGTGCTGGCCGCCGGCGCCACGGCTTTTGCAGGTTACCGCGCCTCCCCCTACAGTGCGGATTTCGCCACCGGCACCGGCCAGCAACGCCGCGTGACCCTGCCCGATGGCAGCAACCTTGAGTTGAACACCGATACCCGTGTGGACATCGCATACAGCCTGGAGGAACGATTGATTCTGCTGCGACACGGCGAAATCCTCGTCACCACCGCAGCAGATCGTGCCCCCACTCGGCCGTTGTCGGTACAAACGCCGCACGGCCGTATCCTGGCCCTGGGCACTCGATTCGATGTACGTCTGCAGCAGGGCTTCAGCAGTGTCGAGGTGCAAAAGCACGCAGTAGAGGTGCGCGCTCTGGACGCCCCACTTCAAGTACAAAGAGTCGAAGAAGGGCAAGCGCTGACCTTCGGTACTTCCCAGCTCGGTAAGCTGCGCCCGAGTCCTGTCGGCAGTAGCGCCTGGAGCCAAGGTTTGTTGGTGGCCGTGGACTGGCGACTGGCAGACTTTGTCGCCGAGTTGGCTCGCTATCGCCGGGGATATCTCGGGTGCGCCGATAACGTCGGCGATCTGCGCATCTCCGGCGCTTTCCGCCTGGACGATATCGATGGTGTGCTGGCCAACCTGCAGGTTTCGCTCCCTGTGAAAGTGCGGCGCTTTTCCAGGTATTGGGTGCGGGTCGAGGCATAG
- a CDS encoding TonB-dependent receptor → MSHPSPLQKTALRLNLNGALLRMSLGAALCSAAIAPCAWAQQTTEQLDYNIAAGPLGTALSQFAAASGVTLSFGSTQTQGLVTAGIKGRYSFNEGVTRLLANSGLQLRQEGAGRFSLVKTPSGSALELGTTNITGGYLGATTEDTGSYTTGPMQTATKLALSIRETPQSVTVITRQRMDDQNMKSLEDVLKSTPGIAVTKDGPQRSTFYSRGFAVENLMTDGLANDLSHYLTRDMNSSPDMAIFDRVEVVRGATGMMQGSGNPAAAVNMIRKRPTAIPRVSITGSAGSWDNYRTEFDASNALNESGTLRGRVVTAYQSKNSFQDFVSSERSVFYGITEADLNEDATFTFGISNQNSNYNGAWGGLPVAADGSDLHLKRSTYLGSNWEFWDQDNTTAFTRLEYRFANSWKMLLAASKSWSDLSMAGSIPERMGDNFDQFGQYIGRYDYDDQQSSYDAYVTGPFSLLGRTHELVVGASKRDLTFKGKGLATSLDTHTDLHNPSGIPKPDLNSNPWKQDRTSEQEGAYVTTRLSISEDLKLILGARLDWYEFDVDTSWNGKTSASSLPNKVTRHLTRYAGAVYDLDQNHSVYVSYTDIFRPQTELDAQSNALKPIEGKNYEIGIKGEYFDGNLNASAAIFRIDQENRAKELNPNQCNPVGSTCFEAAGEVRSEGFELEVNGSLMPGWELGAGYTYSAAKYTKDTDHNNVGRLFSTNIPRHIFKAFTTYQLPGELNRWTIGGGLSRQNTVYNKGTNDYLTTFDYRIEQKAYTVVDLMTSYQASENVNVRVNLNNVFDKTYYQDISSNTDYGNSLYGEPRNAMVTVRWSL, encoded by the coding sequence ATGAGCCACCCAAGTCCCCTCCAGAAGACCGCATTGCGGCTGAACCTCAATGGTGCGTTATTGCGCATGAGCCTCGGCGCTGCCTTGTGCTCCGCCGCCATTGCGCCTTGCGCCTGGGCGCAACAAACCACTGAACAGCTCGACTACAACATTGCGGCCGGGCCCTTGGGAACCGCGCTCAGCCAATTTGCCGCAGCAAGTGGGGTGACCTTATCGTTCGGTTCAACGCAAACCCAGGGCCTGGTCACTGCGGGAATCAAGGGCCGCTACTCATTCAATGAGGGCGTTACCCGACTGCTGGCCAACAGTGGGCTGCAGCTGCGTCAGGAGGGGGCGGGACGCTTTAGCCTGGTCAAGACGCCATCCGGCTCGGCCCTGGAGCTGGGCACCACCAACATCACCGGTGGATACCTGGGCGCTACCACCGAAGACACCGGTTCCTACACCACTGGCCCCATGCAAACGGCAACCAAACTTGCGCTGTCCATTCGCGAAACACCGCAGTCGGTCACGGTCATTACCCGTCAGCGCATGGATGACCAGAACATGAAATCGCTGGAGGATGTGCTGAAAAGCACCCCCGGCATCGCCGTCACCAAAGATGGTCCGCAACGCTCGACCTTCTATTCCCGCGGCTTTGCCGTGGAAAACCTGATGACAGACGGCCTGGCCAACGATCTCTCGCACTACCTGACCCGTGACATGAACTCCTCACCCGACATGGCGATTTTCGACCGGGTGGAAGTGGTCCGTGGCGCAACTGGCATGATGCAAGGCTCCGGCAACCCCGCGGCAGCGGTCAACATGATCCGCAAACGCCCGACCGCCATACCGCGCGTGAGCATCACTGGCAGCGCCGGCAGCTGGGACAACTACCGCACCGAATTTGATGCCTCCAATGCACTCAATGAAAGCGGCACCCTGCGCGGCCGTGTGGTCACCGCCTACCAAAGCAAAAACAGCTTTCAGGACTTTGTCAGCTCCGAGCGCTCGGTGTTTTACGGCATTACCGAGGCGGACCTGAACGAAGACGCCACTTTCACCTTTGGCATCAGTAACCAGAACTCCAACTACAACGGCGCCTGGGGCGGCCTGCCGGTTGCCGCCGATGGCAGCGACCTGCACCTCAAGCGCTCCACCTATCTGGGTAGCAACTGGGAATTCTGGGACCAAGACAACACCACCGCCTTCACGCGCCTGGAATATCGCTTCGCCAATAGCTGGAAAATGCTGCTGGCGGCCAGCAAAAGCTGGTCGGACCTGAGCATGGCCGGTTCCATTCCGGAACGAATGGGCGACAACTTTGACCAATTCGGTCAGTACATCGGCAGGTACGACTACGACGACCAGCAGAGCAGTTACGACGCTTATGTAACCGGCCCCTTCTCGCTGCTCGGCCGCACCCATGAATTGGTCGTCGGCGCCAGCAAGCGCGACTTGACGTTCAAGGGCAAGGGCCTGGCCACTTCGCTCGATACCCATACCGACCTGCACAATCCCAGCGGCATTCCCAAGCCAGACTTGAATTCTAATCCCTGGAAACAAGACCGTACCAGCGAGCAGGAAGGTGCCTATGTCACCACGCGGTTGAGCATCAGCGAAGACTTGAAATTGATCCTCGGCGCACGCCTGGACTGGTACGAGTTTGATGTAGATACCAGTTGGAACGGCAAGACCTCGGCCAGCAGCCTGCCGAACAAAGTCACCCGCCATCTGACCCGCTATGCCGGCGCTGTCTATGACCTGGACCAGAACCACTCGGTGTATGTCAGTTACACCGACATCTTCCGCCCGCAAACCGAGCTAGACGCTCAGAGCAACGCACTCAAGCCTATTGAAGGTAAAAACTACGAGATCGGCATCAAAGGCGAATACTTCGACGGCAACTTGAATGCCAGCGCAGCTATCTTTCGCATCGATCAGGAAAACCGCGCCAAGGAGCTCAACCCCAACCAGTGCAATCCGGTGGGCAGCACCTGTTTTGAAGCCGCTGGGGAAGTGCGTAGCGAAGGTTTCGAACTGGAAGTGAATGGCTCGCTGATGCCCGGCTGGGAGTTGGGCGCCGGGTACACCTATTCCGCGGCTAAATACACCAAGGACACTGACCACAATAATGTCGGGCGCTTGTTCAGCACCAACATTCCGCGTCATATATTCAAGGCGTTCACCACCTATCAACTGCCGGGTGAACTCAATCGCTGGACGATCGGTGGCGGTCTCTCTCGACAGAACACTGTCTACAACAAAGGCACTAACGACTACCTGACCACGTTCGACTATCGCATCGAACAAAAGGCCTACACCGTCGTAGACCTGATGACCAGTTACCAAGCTTCGGAAAACGTGAACGTACGTGTGAACCTGAACAACGTCTTCGACAAAACCTACTACCAGGACATCAGCTCCAACACCGACTACGGCAATAGCCTGTACGGTGAGCCACGCAATGCGATGGTGACTGTTCGCTGGTCATTGTAA
- a CDS encoding YhfL family protein, with protein sequence MKKLLKASVAVALVSGVALLSGCTGQVYNQPKNCTYDYLFHPSVSVSKIIGGCGPIDKLPQQ encoded by the coding sequence ATGAAAAAGCTGTTGAAAGCATCTGTTGCTGTTGCCCTGGTTTCGGGCGTTGCTCTGCTGTCGGGCTGCACTGGCCAAGTTTACAACCAGCCAAAAAACTGCACCTACGACTACCTGTTCCACCCTTCGGTTTCCGTTTCTAAAATTATTGGTGGTTGCGGTCCTATCGACAAGCTGCCACAGCAGTAA
- a CDS encoding amino acid permease: MISLGSEDSKGQLAQGFKPRHVTMLSIAGIIGAGLFVGSGHAIAAAGPAAILAYFLSGILVILVMRMLGEMAVANPDTGSFSTYADQAIGSWAGFSIGWMYWWFWVLVIPIEALAAGHVLNTWFPEVESWLFALISIIALAATNLFSVAKYGEFEFWFAMFKVLAIIAFIGLGAAVLMDWVPEREVSGLSRLLEEHGGFAPNGASAVVGAFITVMFSFIGIEAVTIAAAESQSPAKNIAKATRSVIWRIGVFYLLSIAVIISIVPWNDPLLASVGSYQRALELMDIPHAKFMMDVVVLVAVASCMNSSIYIASRMLYSLGKRGEAPRQVKVTSKVGVPRTAVIASTVLGAVITVVSYFAPAGLFQFLLASSGAIALLVYLVIAISQLRMRARLRRQGVQLNFQMWLFPWLTYAVIAFIVAALGVMLVTPEHRAEVTTTIGLALVISLFGIVLTRQHGQPARVRSTAQ; this comes from the coding sequence ATGATCAGCTTGGGCTCCGAAGATTCGAAAGGTCAGTTGGCGCAAGGTTTCAAACCTCGCCACGTCACCATGCTTTCCATTGCCGGTATTATTGGTGCGGGGCTATTCGTCGGTTCCGGACATGCAATTGCCGCTGCCGGTCCCGCTGCAATCCTGGCTTACTTTTTGTCCGGCATTCTGGTCATCCTGGTGATGCGTATGCTTGGCGAGATGGCCGTCGCCAATCCTGATACCGGCTCTTTTTCCACTTACGCCGACCAGGCTATCGGGTCATGGGCAGGCTTTAGCATCGGCTGGATGTACTGGTGGTTCTGGGTGCTGGTCATTCCTATTGAAGCGCTGGCTGCAGGCCATGTACTTAACACCTGGTTTCCTGAGGTCGAGTCCTGGTTGTTTGCGCTGATCTCTATTATCGCCCTGGCGGCCACCAACTTGTTCAGTGTTGCCAAGTACGGTGAGTTCGAATTCTGGTTCGCGATGTTCAAGGTGCTGGCAATCATCGCCTTCATTGGCTTGGGCGCTGCGGTGCTGATGGACTGGGTGCCAGAACGGGAGGTCAGTGGGTTGAGCCGATTGCTGGAGGAACACGGCGGCTTCGCACCTAATGGCGCCTCGGCCGTGGTAGGTGCCTTTATTACCGTCATGTTCAGCTTCATTGGTATCGAAGCGGTCACCATTGCCGCGGCTGAATCACAAAGTCCGGCAAAGAACATCGCCAAGGCTACTCGCTCGGTCATCTGGCGGATCGGGGTGTTTTATCTACTGTCGATTGCCGTGATCATTTCCATCGTGCCATGGAACGATCCGTTGTTGGCGTCGGTGGGTTCCTACCAGCGAGCGCTGGAACTAATGGACATTCCCCACGCCAAGTTCATGATGGATGTGGTGGTGCTGGTCGCGGTGGCCAGTTGCATGAACTCCTCGATTTACATTGCCTCTCGCATGCTCTATTCGCTGGGCAAGCGTGGCGAGGCGCCCAGGCAGGTTAAGGTCACCTCGAAAGTCGGGGTACCAAGAACTGCCGTGATCGCCAGCACCGTGCTCGGTGCCGTGATCACCGTAGTCAGTTACTTCGCCCCGGCTGGGTTGTTCCAGTTCCTGCTGGCCAGCTCCGGCGCCATTGCCTTGCTGGTGTATCTGGTTATCGCAATTTCACAGCTGCGCATGCGCGCAAGGCTGCGGCGCCAAGGGGTTCAGCTCAACTTTCAGATGTGGCTGTTTCCGTGGCTCACGTATGCGGTGATCGCCTTTATCGTCGCAGCGCTCGGGGTCATGTTGGTGACCCCGGAGCACCGCGCCGAAGTCACCACTACCATCGGCCTGGCGCTGGTGATTTCCTTGTTCGGCATTGTACTGACCCGCCAGCATGGGCAGCCTGCACGCGTGCGCTCTACCGCTCAGTGA